One Oryza brachyantha chromosome 3, ObraRS2, whole genome shotgun sequence DNA segment encodes these proteins:
- the LOC102704041 gene encoding lamin-like protein, which translates to MRAVCALLLAAAAAFAALPATTTANKFSINWKPNTNYSDWPAQNGPFYKGDWLVFYYTAGQADVIQVDAAGYNKCDATNAISNYSKGRTYAFELNETKTYYFICSYGYCFGGMRLVIKTENLPPPSPPASAKAKSAAPAASRASLLYAAAAVLAALLRMV; encoded by the exons ATGAGGGCGGTGTGCGCGCTgctgctggcggcggcggcggcgttcgcggcgctgccggcgacgacgacggccaacAAGTTCTCCATCAACTGGAAGCCCAACACCAACTACTCCGACTGGCCGGCGCAGAACGGCCCCTTCTACAAGGGCGACTGGCTCG TGTTCTACTACACGGCGGGGCAGGCGGACGTGATCCAGGTGGACGCGGCGGGGTACAACAAGTGCGACGCCACCAACGCCATCTCCAACTACAGCAAGGGCCGCACCTACGCCTTCGAACTCAACGAGACCAAGACCTACTACTTCATCTGCAGCTACGGCTACTGCTTCGGCGGGATGCGCCTCGTCATCAAGACCGAGAACCTGCCGCCCCCgtccccgccggcctccgccaAGGCCAagtccgccgcccccgccgcctcgcgcgcctccctcctctacgccgccgccgccgtgctcgccgcgctgctcaGGATGGTCTAG